One Mycolicibacterium parafortuitum DNA segment encodes these proteins:
- a CDS encoding helix-turn-helix transcriptional regulator — protein sequence MSETTSRVLQLLGLLQSRRVWSGEELAERLGVTTRSVRRDVDRLRELGYPVHASTGHGGGYQLGAGAALPPLLLDPDEAVAMAVCLRVAAGGSVAGVGESALRALTKLDQVMPARLRSQVAAVHDTTVTLGAATDTPVEPDVLMTLARACRDHEHVTAGYVDIRGAATERRVEPYQLVTTGRRWYLMCFDRDRDDWRSLRLDRMSQVRAVGTTFVPRDSPDAASYVRRAITSSPYPYVARVRYFAPHDVVAQTFSAASADIEPDGPDACLVTVGADDPERMIPWLAMPGCDFEVLEPPEVVDAVKVVADRIGRAVRS from the coding sequence ATGTCCGAAACGACGAGCCGCGTCCTGCAGCTTCTCGGCCTGCTGCAGTCCCGCCGGGTGTGGAGCGGTGAGGAACTCGCCGAACGCCTCGGGGTCACGACCCGCAGCGTGCGCCGTGACGTCGACCGGCTGCGCGAGCTCGGCTATCCGGTGCACGCCAGCACCGGGCACGGTGGCGGCTACCAGCTCGGAGCCGGCGCCGCGCTGCCTCCGCTGCTGCTCGACCCCGACGAGGCCGTCGCGATGGCCGTCTGCCTGCGGGTCGCGGCCGGCGGCAGCGTCGCCGGCGTCGGGGAATCCGCACTGCGGGCGTTGACCAAGCTGGATCAGGTGATGCCCGCCCGGCTGCGGTCTCAGGTCGCCGCGGTGCACGACACGACGGTGACCCTCGGGGCGGCCACCGACACCCCGGTCGAACCCGACGTCCTGATGACGCTGGCGCGGGCGTGCCGCGACCACGAGCACGTCACCGCCGGCTACGTCGACATCCGCGGCGCCGCGACCGAGCGCCGCGTTGAGCCATACCAGCTGGTCACCACCGGCAGGCGTTGGTACCTGATGTGCTTCGACCGCGACCGCGACGACTGGCGCAGCCTGCGGCTGGACCGGATGTCGCAGGTGCGCGCGGTGGGCACGACGTTCGTCCCGCGCGACAGCCCGGATGCCGCGTCGTACGTCCGGCGCGCGATCACCTCGTCGCCGTATCCGTACGTGGCGAGGGTGCGGTACTTCGCCCCGCACGACGTCGTCGCGCAGACGTTCTCGGCCGCGTCGGCGGACATCGAACCGGACGGCCCGGACGCGTGCCTGGTCACCGTCGGGGCGGACGACCCGGAACGGATGATCCCGTGGCTGGCGATGCCCGGATGCGATTTCGAGGTGCTGGAACCACCCGAGGTCGTCGACGCGGTGAAGGTGGTCGCCGACCGGATCGGGCGGGCAGTGCGGTCGTGA
- a CDS encoding DinB family protein, translating to MSTDLVSLLTDQLDWHWTHQLRPRLAGLTDDEYFWEPVANCWTLHRDGTIDYAYPPPQPEPVTTIAWRLAHVIVGVLAARTHSHFGGPPADYQSWDYALDAETALRQLDTAYTAWTAGVRGLSEAGLGRPCGPAEGPYAAEPMAVLVLHINREVIHHGAEIALLRDLYIHQKEN from the coding sequence ATGAGCACCGACCTCGTCTCCCTCCTCACCGATCAACTCGACTGGCACTGGACCCATCAGTTGCGGCCGCGACTGGCCGGGCTCACCGATGACGAGTACTTCTGGGAGCCCGTCGCGAACTGCTGGACCCTGCACCGCGACGGCACCATCGACTACGCCTATCCCCCGCCGCAACCCGAGCCGGTGACCACGATCGCGTGGCGGCTCGCGCACGTGATCGTCGGTGTCCTCGCGGCGCGCACCCACTCCCATTTCGGTGGTCCCCCCGCCGACTACCAGAGCTGGGACTACGCGCTGGACGCCGAGACCGCACTGCGCCAGCTCGACACCGCCTACACGGCGTGGACGGCCGGCGTGCGCGGTCTCTCCGAGGCCGGGCTGGGGCGGCCGTGCGGCCCTGCCGAGGGACCGTACGCCGCCGAGCCGATGGCGGTGCTGGTCCTGCACATCAATCGGGAAGTGATCCACCACGGAGCCGAGATCGCTTTGCTCCGTGACCTTTACATCCACCAGAAGGAGAACTGA
- a CDS encoding DinB family protein: MPAMPPPIADERAGLKEYLAAQQYAFHAIAYGLTDEQARATPSVSALSIGGLIKHVTQCQRGWMERVAAAPELSERDRRPMQDQAQEYGDQFVMRDDETLAEILAAFERQNAETIRLVETVDLGAAVPVPPGVPWFPQDVPAWSVRWVLFHLIEELARHAGQGDVIRESIDGATLYELLAGLEGWPATEWLTPFTPAAG; encoded by the coding sequence ATGCCCGCCATGCCCCCACCCATCGCCGACGAACGCGCCGGACTCAAGGAGTACCTGGCCGCGCAGCAGTACGCGTTCCACGCGATCGCCTATGGGCTCACCGACGAGCAGGCGCGCGCGACCCCGTCGGTCAGCGCGCTGTCGATCGGCGGTCTGATCAAACACGTCACCCAGTGCCAGCGGGGCTGGATGGAGCGGGTCGCCGCCGCCCCCGAGTTGAGCGAGCGGGACAGACGCCCGATGCAGGATCAGGCGCAGGAGTACGGCGACCAGTTCGTGATGCGCGACGACGAGACGCTGGCCGAAATCTTGGCCGCGTTCGAACGGCAGAACGCCGAGACGATCCGGCTGGTGGAGACCGTCGACCTGGGTGCGGCGGTGCCCGTACCGCCGGGCGTGCCGTGGTTCCCGCAGGATGTGCCGGCCTGGTCGGTGCGATGGGTGCTGTTCCACCTGATCGAAGAACTGGCCCGACACGCCGGCCAGGGTGACGTGATCCGCGAGAGCATCGACGGGGCAACGCTGTACGAGCTTCTCGCGGGACTGGAGGGTTGGCCGGCCACCGAATGGCTGACCCCGTTCACCCCGGCGGCGGGTTGA
- a CDS encoding TetR/AcrR family transcriptional regulator, whose translation MSGPASNATRWAGVPLTDRRAERRALLVDAAYRLFGDGGESAVSVRSVSRECGLNTRYFYESFDGTDDLLGAVYDRVSAELAAVVEEAMAGAGDSLRARTRAGMAAVLHHSSADPRRGRVLFTDARSNPVLTERRAATQDLLREAVLTEGWRLQPDTDPIAAATGAAMYTGAMAELAQQWLAGHLGDDLDAVVDYALDLVLR comes from the coding sequence ATGTCCGGTCCGGCGTCGAATGCGACCAGGTGGGCGGGTGTGCCGCTGACGGATCGCCGCGCCGAACGCCGCGCCCTGCTGGTCGATGCCGCGTACCGGTTGTTCGGGGACGGCGGCGAGTCGGCGGTGTCGGTGCGCTCGGTGTCACGCGAGTGCGGATTGAACACCCGCTACTTCTACGAGAGCTTCGACGGCACCGACGACCTGCTCGGCGCGGTCTATGACCGGGTGAGTGCCGAACTCGCCGCCGTCGTCGAGGAGGCGATGGCCGGCGCCGGAGACTCACTGCGGGCGCGCACCCGGGCCGGGATGGCCGCGGTCCTGCACCACAGCTCCGCCGACCCGCGCCGGGGCCGCGTGCTGTTCACCGACGCCCGGTCCAATCCGGTGCTGACCGAACGGCGCGCCGCAACGCAGGACCTGCTGCGCGAGGCGGTGCTCACCGAGGGGTGGCGGCTACAGCCCGACACCGACCCGATCGCGGCGGCGACCGGCGCGGCGATGTACACCGGCGCGATGGCCGAGCTGGCCCAGCAGTGGCTGGCCGGGCACCTCGGCGACGACCTCGACGCCGTCGTCGACTACGCGCTCGACCTCGTCTTGCGCTGA
- a CDS encoding ABC1 kinase family protein, with amino-acid sequence MSSTQKNQRTPHRAVARLDRVPLPVEAARVGATGWQITRTGARVAAALGKRGSLQQKIVKQIPQTFADLGPTYVKFGQIIASSPGAFGEPLSREFRSLLDRVPPADTDAVHKLFREELGDEPQNLFKSFDEKPFASASIAQVHYATLHSGEEVVVKIQRPGIRRRVAADLQILRRGARLVEFAKLGQRLSAQDVVADFADNLAEELDFRLEAQSMDAWVSHMHASPLGRNIRVPQVFWDLTSERVLTMERVTGVRIDDVAAIRKKGFDGTELVKALLFSLFEGGLRHGLFHGDLHAGNLYVDDDGKIVFFDFGIMGRIDPRTRWLLRELVYALLVKKDHAAAGKIVVLMGAVGTVRPEAEAARDLEKFATPLTLKSLGDLSYAEIGKQLSALADAYDVKLPRELVLIGKQFLYVERYMKLLAPSWQMMSDPSLTGYFANFMVEVSREHDQELDS; translated from the coding sequence ATGAGTTCCACCCAGAAAAACCAGCGAACACCACACCGCGCGGTTGCCAGGTTGGACCGTGTCCCCCTTCCGGTCGAGGCAGCGCGCGTCGGCGCGACCGGCTGGCAGATCACCCGCACCGGGGCCCGCGTCGCTGCAGCCCTCGGCAAGCGCGGCTCCCTGCAGCAGAAGATCGTCAAGCAGATCCCCCAGACCTTCGCCGACCTCGGGCCCACCTATGTGAAATTCGGCCAGATCATCGCGTCGAGCCCCGGCGCATTCGGCGAGCCGCTGAGTCGCGAGTTCCGCAGCCTGCTCGACCGGGTCCCGCCCGCCGACACCGATGCGGTGCACAAACTCTTCCGCGAGGAACTCGGCGACGAACCCCAGAACCTGTTCAAATCGTTCGACGAGAAACCGTTCGCGTCGGCGTCGATCGCGCAGGTGCACTACGCGACGCTGCACTCGGGCGAGGAGGTCGTGGTCAAGATCCAGCGCCCGGGCATCCGGCGCCGGGTCGCCGCGGACCTGCAGATCCTCAGACGCGGTGCGCGCCTGGTCGAATTCGCCAAGCTCGGGCAGCGGCTGTCCGCCCAGGACGTGGTCGCCGACTTCGCCGACAACCTCGCCGAGGAGCTCGACTTCCGGCTCGAGGCCCAGTCCATGGACGCGTGGGTCTCCCACATGCACGCGTCACCGCTGGGCCGCAACATCCGTGTGCCGCAGGTGTTCTGGGACCTGACCAGTGAACGCGTGCTGACGATGGAGCGGGTGACCGGCGTCCGCATCGACGACGTCGCCGCGATCCGCAAGAAGGGATTCGACGGCACCGAGCTGGTCAAGGCGCTGCTGTTCAGCCTGTTCGAGGGCGGTCTGCGGCACGGCCTGTTCCACGGCGACCTGCACGCGGGCAACCTGTACGTCGACGACGACGGCAAGATCGTGTTCTTCGACTTCGGCATCATGGGCCGCATCGACCCGCGCACCCGGTGGTTGCTGCGCGAGCTCGTCTACGCGCTGCTGGTGAAGAAGGACCACGCCGCCGCGGGCAAGATCGTGGTACTGATGGGCGCCGTCGGCACCGTGCGGCCCGAGGCCGAGGCGGCCAGGGACCTGGAGAAGTTCGCGACGCCGCTGACGCTGAAGTCGTTGGGAGACTTGAGCTACGCCGAGATCGGCAAGCAGCTCTCGGCGCTGGCCGACGCCTACGACGTGAAGCTGCCGCGCGAGCTGGTGCTGATCGGCAAGCAGTTCCTCTACGTCGAGCGCTACATGAAGCTGCTGGCGCCCAGCTGGCAGATGATGAGCGATCCGTCCCTGACCGGGTACTTCGCGAACTTCATGGTGGAAGTATCCCGGGAGCACGACCAGGAGTTGGACTCGTAG
- a CDS encoding alpha/beta fold hydrolase: MQIRHGTARSGELEIHYEDMGDPGDPAVLLIMGLGAQLLLWRKAFCEKLIDQGLRVIRFDNRDVGLSSKLAGRHAGAPLLPRMARSFVGLPSPAPYTLEDMADDAAALLDHLGIDTAHVVGASMGGMIAQVFAARHHPRTKTLGVIFSSNNQAALPPPGLRQLSAILQRPDGSSREAIIDNAVRVARIIGSPGYPADEQRLRADAIEGYDRSYYPAGVGRHFAAILGTGSLRRYDRQITVPTVVLHGKADKLMRPSGGRAIARAIPGARLVLFDGMGHELPEPLWDDIVGELKTTFAEAP, translated from the coding sequence GTGCAGATCCGCCACGGCACGGCGCGCTCCGGCGAGCTGGAGATCCACTACGAGGACATGGGCGATCCGGGCGATCCGGCGGTGCTGTTGATCATGGGCCTCGGCGCGCAATTACTGTTGTGGCGCAAGGCTTTCTGCGAGAAGCTGATCGACCAGGGTTTGCGCGTCATCCGGTTCGACAACCGCGATGTCGGGTTGTCGTCCAAGCTGGCCGGCAGGCACGCGGGCGCTCCGCTGCTACCCCGGATGGCGCGGTCGTTCGTCGGGCTGCCCAGCCCGGCGCCGTACACGCTCGAGGACATGGCCGACGACGCGGCGGCGTTGCTGGACCATCTCGGCATCGACACCGCCCATGTGGTCGGCGCGTCGATGGGCGGGATGATCGCCCAGGTCTTCGCGGCCCGGCACCATCCCCGCACCAAGACTCTCGGGGTGATCTTCTCCAGCAACAACCAGGCGGCCCTGCCCCCGCCCGGGCTGCGCCAACTGTCGGCGATCCTGCAGCGCCCCGACGGTTCGTCGCGCGAGGCGATCATCGACAACGCGGTGCGCGTCGCCCGCATCATCGGCAGCCCCGGCTACCCGGCCGACGAGCAGCGGCTGCGCGCCGACGCGATCGAGGGCTATGACCGCAGCTACTACCCGGCCGGGGTCGGCAGGCACTTCGCGGCGATCCTGGGCACCGGCAGCCTGCGCCGGTACGACCGCCAGATCACCGTGCCGACCGTGGTCCTCCACGGCAAGGCCGACAAGCTGATGCGCCCGTCCGGAGGGCGGGCGATCGCCCGGGCCATTCCCGGGGCGCGGCTCGTGCTGTTCGACGGTATGGGCCACGAACTTCCCGAGCCGCTGTGGGACGACATCGTCGGTGAGCTCAAGACCACTTTCGCCGAAGCTCCCTGA
- a CDS encoding cyclopropane mycolic acid synthase family methyltransferase, with protein sequence MASTRKRDLKPHFQDVQAHYDLSDDFFRLFLDPSQTYSCAYFERDDMSLEQAQLAKVDLALGKLGLQPGMTLLDVGCGWGSTMLRALEKYDVNVIGLTLSENQKAHVERVFAESDSPRDKRVLLRGWEQFDEPVDRIVSIGAFEHFGRDRWDDFFAMAYRALPEDGVMLLHTITALTVPQMAERGMPLTFSVARFVKFILTEIFPGGYLPTIELVGEHAAIPGFELTRTQSLQPHYARTLDCWAQALESRRDDAIRIQSEQVYDRYMHYLTGCAAGFRVGYIDVNQFTLAK encoded by the coding sequence ATGGCCTCGACCAGAAAGCGCGACCTCAAACCCCACTTCCAGGACGTCCAGGCGCACTACGACCTGTCCGACGACTTCTTCCGGCTCTTCCTCGACCCGTCCCAGACCTACAGCTGCGCCTATTTCGAGCGCGACGACATGTCCCTCGAGCAGGCCCAGCTCGCCAAGGTCGACCTGGCGCTGGGCAAGCTCGGCCTGCAACCGGGCATGACCCTGCTCGACGTCGGCTGCGGGTGGGGGTCGACGATGCTGCGCGCGCTGGAGAAATACGACGTCAACGTCATCGGCCTGACGCTGAGCGAGAACCAGAAAGCCCATGTCGAGCGCGTCTTCGCCGAATCGGACAGCCCGCGGGACAAGCGCGTGCTGCTGCGCGGCTGGGAACAGTTCGACGAACCCGTCGACCGGATCGTGTCGATCGGGGCGTTCGAGCATTTCGGCAGGGACCGGTGGGACGACTTCTTCGCGATGGCGTATCGGGCGCTCCCCGAGGACGGGGTGATGCTCCTGCACACCATCACCGCGCTCACCGTGCCCCAGATGGCGGAACGGGGAATGCCGCTGACCTTCTCGGTGGCCAGGTTCGTCAAATTCATCCTCACCGAGATCTTCCCGGGCGGATATCTACCGACGATCGAACTGGTCGGCGAGCATGCCGCGATACCGGGGTTCGAGTTGACGCGCACCCAGTCACTCCAGCCCCATTACGCACGCACACTGGACTGCTGGGCGCAGGCTCTGGAGTCTCGCCGCGACGATGCGATCAGGATCCAGTCCGAGCAGGTGTACGACCGGTACATGCACTATCTGACCGGCTGCGCGGCCGGATTCCGGGTCGGCTACATCGACGTCAACCAGTTCACGCTGGCGAAGTGA
- a CDS encoding cyclopropane mycolic acid synthase family methyltransferase, which yields MSDNSAGTKDLTPHFEDIQAHYDLSDDFFGVFQDPTRKYSCAYFTGPNVTLSEAQIANVDQHLDKLDLKPGMTLLEVGCGWGLTLQRAMEKYDVNVIGLTLSKNQKAYCEQLLGKLDTERTFDVRLEGWEQFHSPVDRIVSIEAFEHFGFERYDDFFKMCFDVLPEDGRMTIQSSVGYHPYDLAERGKKLTFELARFIKFMITEIFPGGRLPTTGMMVEHGEKAGFVVPEAISLRNHYIKTLGIWADRLEASKDEAIAATDEENYERYMRYLKGCQYYFIDEAIDVSLVTYLKPAVSA from the coding sequence ATGTCTGACAACTCCGCCGGCACGAAGGACCTGACTCCTCATTTCGAGGACATCCAGGCCCACTACGACCTGTCTGACGATTTCTTCGGCGTCTTCCAGGATCCGACCCGCAAGTACAGCTGCGCCTACTTCACCGGCCCGAACGTCACGCTGTCGGAGGCGCAGATCGCCAACGTCGACCAGCACCTCGACAAACTGGACCTCAAGCCCGGGATGACGCTGCTGGAGGTCGGTTGCGGCTGGGGTCTGACGCTGCAGCGCGCGATGGAGAAGTACGACGTCAACGTCATCGGCCTGACCCTGTCGAAGAACCAGAAGGCGTACTGCGAGCAGCTACTCGGCAAGCTCGACACCGAGCGCACCTTCGATGTCCGGTTGGAGGGCTGGGAGCAGTTCCACTCGCCCGTCGACCGCATCGTGTCGATCGAGGCGTTCGAACATTTCGGGTTCGAGCGCTACGACGACTTCTTCAAGATGTGTTTCGACGTGCTGCCCGAGGACGGCCGCATGACCATCCAGAGCAGCGTCGGATACCACCCGTACGACCTCGCCGAGCGCGGGAAGAAGCTGACGTTCGAGTTGGCCCGCTTCATCAAGTTCATGATCACCGAGATCTTCCCGGGTGGCCGCCTGCCCACCACCGGAATGATGGTCGAGCACGGCGAGAAGGCCGGCTTCGTGGTGCCGGAGGCGATCTCGCTGCGCAACCACTACATCAAGACGCTCGGCATCTGGGCCGACCGGCTCGAAGCCAGCAAGGATGAAGCGATCGCGGCCACCGACGAGGAGAACTACGAGCGCTACATGCGCTACCTGAAGGGCTGCCAGTACTACTTCATCGACGAGGCCATCGACGTCAGCCTGGTCACCTACCTGAAGCCGGCCGTCTCCGCCTGA
- the rplA gene encoding 50S ribosomal protein L1, producing the protein MSKNSKAYREAAEKVDRNKLYTPLEAAKLAKETSSKKQDATVEVAIRLGVDPRKADQMVRGTVNLPHGTGKTARVAVFAVGEKAEQALAAGADVVGSDDLIEKIQGGFLDFDAAIATPDQMAKVGRIARILGPRGLMPNPKTGTVTPDVTKAVNDIKGGKINFRVDKQANLHFVIGKASFDEKALAENYGAALDEILRAKPSSSKGRYLKKVVVSTTTGPGIPVDPAVTRNFAEESA; encoded by the coding sequence ATGAGCAAGAACAGCAAGGCCTACCGCGAAGCCGCCGAGAAGGTGGACCGCAACAAGCTCTACACGCCGCTGGAGGCCGCGAAGCTGGCCAAGGAAACGTCGTCGAAGAAGCAGGACGCCACCGTCGAGGTCGCGATCCGCCTCGGCGTCGACCCGCGTAAGGCCGACCAGATGGTGCGCGGCACCGTGAACCTGCCCCACGGCACCGGTAAGACCGCGCGCGTGGCCGTCTTCGCCGTCGGTGAGAAGGCCGAGCAGGCCCTCGCCGCGGGCGCCGACGTGGTCGGCAGCGACGACCTGATCGAGAAGATCCAGGGCGGCTTCCTCGACTTCGACGCCGCGATCGCCACCCCGGACCAGATGGCCAAGGTCGGTCGCATCGCCCGCATCCTCGGCCCGCGTGGCCTGATGCCGAACCCGAAGACCGGCACCGTGACCCCTGACGTCACCAAGGCCGTCAACGACATCAAGGGCGGCAAGATCAACTTCCGCGTCGACAAGCAGGCCAACCTGCACTTCGTGATCGGCAAGGCGTCGTTCGACGAGAAGGCGCTCGCCGAGAACTACGGCGCCGCGCTCGACGAGATCCTGCGCGCCAAGCCGTCTTCGTCGAAGGGCCGCTACCTGAAGAAGGTGGTCGTCTCGACCACCACGGGCCCCGGCATCCCGGTGGACCCGGCCGTGACCCGCAACTTCGCGGAGGAGTCGGCCTAG
- the rplK gene encoding 50S ribosomal protein L11, with amino-acid sequence MPPKKKVVGLIKLQIQAGQANPAPPVGPALGQHGVNIMEFCKAYNAATESQRGNVIPVEITVYEDRSFTFALKTPPAAKLLLKAAGVQKGSGEPHKTKVAKVTWDQVREIAETKKSDLNANDIDAAAKIIAGTARSMGITVE; translated from the coding sequence ATGCCCCCGAAGAAGAAGGTCGTCGGGCTGATCAAGCTGCAGATCCAGGCCGGGCAGGCCAACCCCGCCCCGCCGGTCGGTCCCGCGCTCGGCCAGCACGGCGTGAACATCATGGAGTTCTGCAAGGCGTACAACGCCGCGACCGAGTCGCAGCGCGGCAACGTCATCCCCGTGGAGATCACCGTCTACGAGGACCGCAGCTTCACGTTCGCACTCAAGACCCCGCCCGCCGCCAAGCTGCTGCTCAAGGCAGCCGGTGTGCAGAAGGGTTCCGGCGAGCCGCACAAGACCAAGGTCGCGAAGGTCACCTGGGACCAGGTCCGCGAGATCGCCGAGACCAAGAAGTCCGATCTGAACGCCAACGACATCGACGCCGCGGCGAAGATCATCGCAGGCACCGCCCGCTCCATGGGCATCACGGTCGAGTAG
- the nusG gene encoding transcription termination/antitermination protein NusG, producing the protein MTSFDGDAPTGDTVDTIDDTNAEAGSDAVRSDEDAAPAEVTDVIEGADAGESADQDAAAEATPEEDEDPAVALKKELRLKPGEWYVIHSYAGYENKVKANLETRVQNLDVGDYIFQVEVPTEEVTEIKNGQRKQVNRKVLPGYILVRMELNDESWGAVRNTPGVTGFVGATSRPSPLSLDDVVKFLLPPAAAKKPGKAAASSAAAATSEAGGIERPVIEVDFEVGESVTVMDGPFATLPASISEVNAEQQKLKVLVSIFGRETPVELTFNQVAKI; encoded by the coding sequence GTGACTAGCTTCGACGGCGATGCGCCCACGGGCGACACCGTCGACACCATTGACGACACCAACGCCGAGGCCGGTTCCGACGCTGTGCGCAGCGACGAGGACGCCGCGCCCGCCGAGGTCACCGATGTCATCGAAGGTGCCGACGCCGGCGAGAGTGCCGACCAGGACGCCGCCGCAGAGGCCACTCCCGAAGAGGACGAGGATCCCGCGGTCGCGCTGAAGAAGGAACTGCGTCTCAAGCCCGGCGAGTGGTACGTGATCCACTCGTACGCCGGCTACGAGAACAAGGTGAAGGCCAACCTCGAGACCCGCGTGCAGAACCTCGACGTCGGCGACTACATCTTCCAGGTCGAGGTGCCGACCGAAGAGGTCACCGAGATCAAGAACGGCCAGCGCAAGCAGGTCAACCGCAAGGTGCTGCCGGGTTACATCCTGGTGCGCATGGAGCTCAACGACGAGTCGTGGGGCGCGGTGCGCAACACCCCCGGTGTGACCGGATTCGTCGGCGCGACGTCGCGTCCGTCGCCGCTGTCGCTGGACGACGTCGTCAAGTTCCTGCTGCCGCCCGCCGCGGCGAAGAAGCCCGGCAAGGCGGCCGCCTCGTCTGCGGCGGCTGCGACCTCGGAGGCCGGTGGTATCGAGCGGCCCGTCATCGAGGTCGACTTCGAGGTCGGCGAGTCGGTCACCGTCATGGACGGCCCGTTCGCGACGCTGCCCGCATCGATCAGCGAGGTCAACGCCGAGCAGCAGAAGCTCAAGGTGCTGGTGTCGATCTTCGGACGTGAGACGCCGGTCGAACTGACCTTCAACCAGGTCGCCAAGATTTAA
- the secE gene encoding preprotein translocase subunit SecE, translated as MSDERDGVSSADTDSGTETGDGDTGGQTAVVTRPLRPTGKRSRRAVDAEATADEKPETESSGSKDDGRGPKAKKKTAKKPKDGPSRNPITYIVNYLKEVVGELKKVIWPNRKQMISYTTVVLFFLIFMVALIGGVDLGLARLVTWVFA; from the coding sequence GTGAGCGACGAGCGCGACGGTGTCAGCTCCGCGGACACCGACAGCGGCACGGAGACCGGCGATGGCGACACCGGCGGTCAGACCGCGGTGGTGACGCGGCCCCTGCGGCCCACCGGGAAGCGGTCACGGCGTGCCGTCGATGCCGAGGCAACTGCCGACGAGAAGCCCGAGACCGAGAGCTCCGGATCGAAGGACGACGGCCGCGGGCCCAAGGCCAAGAAGAAGACGGCCAAGAAGCCCAAGGACGGCCCGTCCCGCAACCCGATCACCTACATCGTCAACTACCTCAAGGAAGTTGTCGGCGAGCTCAAGAAGGTCATCTGGCCGAACCGTAAACAGATGATCAGCTACACGACCGTGGTGCTGTTCTTCCTGATTTTCATGGTGGCGCTGATCGGCGGGGTGGACCTCGGCCTTGCGAGGCTTGTGACCTGGGTCTTCGCCTGA
- the hadC gene encoding (3R)-hydroxyacyl-ACP dehydratase subunit HadC, which produces MALKTDIRGMVWKYPDAFVVGREQIRQYANAVKATDPASLDLEAAQELGHPGLVAGPTFMSILAVMTQRHFFQHVDIGFETMQIVQVDQKFLFHRPIKEGDVLHATMFIESVDERFGADIVTTRNELTDDAGEVVMEAFTTLMGHEGDNSISAGWDPETGQVVRKPVTHDELEAAQ; this is translated from the coding sequence ATGGCACTCAAGACCGACATCCGCGGGATGGTCTGGAAGTACCCCGACGCCTTCGTCGTCGGCCGCGAACAGATCCGGCAGTACGCGAACGCCGTCAAGGCCACCGATCCGGCGTCACTGGACCTGGAGGCGGCCCAGGAGCTCGGCCATCCCGGTCTGGTCGCGGGCCCGACGTTCATGTCGATCCTCGCGGTGATGACCCAGCGGCACTTCTTCCAGCACGTCGACATCGGTTTCGAGACCATGCAGATCGTGCAGGTGGACCAGAAGTTCCTGTTCCACCGGCCGATCAAGGAGGGTGACGTCCTGCACGCCACGATGTTCATCGAGAGCGTCGACGAGCGCTTCGGTGCCGACATCGTGACCACCCGCAACGAGCTCACCGACGACGCCGGCGAGGTCGTGATGGAGGCGTTCACGACGCTGATGGGCCACGAGGGCGACAACTCGATCTCCGCGGGCTGGGATCCCGAGACCGGCCAGGTCGTGCGCAAGCCCGTGACCCACGACGAGCTCGAGGCCGCGCAGTAG
- the hadB gene encoding (3R)-hydroxyacyl-ACP dehydratase subunit HadB yields the protein MALREFSSVKVGDKLPEKVIPLTRADLVNYAGVSGDLNPIHWDDEIAKQVGLDTAIAHGMLTMGVGGGYITSWVGDPAAVKEYNVRFTAVVPVPNDGTGAEIVFNGRVKSVDPESKDVTIALTATSGGKKIFGRAIAVATLA from the coding sequence ATGGCACTGCGTGAGTTCAGTTCGGTCAAGGTCGGCGACAAGCTGCCGGAAAAGGTCATCCCACTGACGCGGGCCGACCTCGTCAACTACGCGGGTGTATCCGGCGACCTGAACCCGATCCACTGGGACGACGAGATCGCCAAGCAGGTCGGGCTGGACACCGCGATCGCCCACGGCATGCTGACCATGGGCGTCGGCGGCGGCTACATCACCTCGTGGGTCGGTGACCCGGCCGCGGTCAAGGAGTACAACGTGCGGTTCACCGCCGTCGTACCCGTCCCCAACGACGGCACAGGCGCCGAGATCGTGTTCAACGGCCGGGTGAAATCCGTCGACCCCGAATCGAAGGACGTGACCATCGCGCTGACGGCCACGTCCGGCGGCAAGAAGATCTTCGGGCGCGCCATCGCGGTCGCGACGCTCGCGTAG